A stretch of the Planktothricoides raciborskii GIHE-MW2 genome encodes the following:
- a CDS encoding radical SAM protein: MAIRPYINILSIKLLPECFAPTNALWFTRGENCCKDWIANSTAKGIAIAMAPPRRFAIAQKCPTLIPHFTGSKTMVAKKYPTIGLIEPPATGLYDAEGKNWTSLYRNRSLISKQVLIPDLQAGGFDARLVNLRDDSYSEEFGQVFWKGMNLRKTYVGGKISALDPEAFDAWGVTVNFSQDRQVTCMVIEHLAKGGRPIVVGGSDALAEPHHYLKAGATVVVQDKSGAANWAIFDYVLGRPPREELTGVIFPDGKQYPRKTKAKSPDEWALPSVEVARDCLGTLPNVQGLAPVGSLVADIGCDRTCDFCMTPTYGTGFRRMSPETALKWLEIQKQAGARSINIGSDQFLARVLFPGGREEILEITNGARDMGITLMWPNGLELRKTTLGAGRNYDSTDLRPDEELISALFAWDGKVGCPLAYIPAERPVFGREAYKKLLPWQEHCDLMKAVVRTGVPVVTYGIIIGLPDDDHEDLLRLEEAIADLVDELVEINPQLEFQTSCYSIIPLPGTPQSYNLRKSGMLQFEDTCLWGVWTTTSNTNHLTYAEVSDWQIRLSNIRRAPAEFTNYNGEYSAMVSTASSKDSQIALANLN; encoded by the coding sequence ATGGCCATTCGCCCCTACATTAATATTTTAAGCATCAAACTTCTGCCGGAATGCTTCGCCCCTACAAATGCTTTGTGGTTTACTCGCGGAGAAAATTGCTGTAAAGATTGGATCGCCAATTCTACTGCTAAAGGAATTGCGATCGCGATGGCGCCTCCGCGCCGCTTCGCGATCGCGCAAAAATGCCCTACTCTAATCCCACATTTCACAGGATCGAAGACTATGGTAGCGAAAAAATATCCCACCATTGGACTGATTGAACCACCAGCCACGGGACTATACGATGCTGAAGGCAAAAATTGGACTTCTTTATATAGAAATCGTTCGTTAATCAGCAAGCAAGTTTTAATCCCTGACTTGCAAGCCGGAGGATTTGATGCCCGCTTAGTCAACCTCCGAGATGATAGTTATAGTGAGGAATTTGGGCAAGTTTTCTGGAAAGGGATGAACCTGCGGAAAACTTATGTTGGTGGCAAAATTTCTGCCCTCGATCCTGAAGCTTTTGATGCTTGGGGTGTCACCGTGAATTTCTCCCAAGACCGTCAAGTGACCTGCATGGTGATCGAGCACCTGGCTAAAGGTGGGCGTCCCATTGTGGTTGGCGGATCCGATGCCCTGGCGGAACCGCACCACTACTTGAAGGCTGGCGCTACCGTAGTGGTTCAGGATAAATCCGGGGCTGCGAATTGGGCGATTTTTGACTATGTACTGGGACGACCTCCGCGAGAAGAACTCACGGGGGTGATTTTCCCTGATGGGAAACAGTATCCCCGAAAGACTAAAGCCAAAAGTCCCGATGAGTGGGCGCTGCCTTCGGTGGAAGTGGCGCGGGATTGTTTAGGGACTCTGCCCAATGTTCAGGGATTGGCCCCAGTCGGTTCTTTGGTGGCAGATATTGGTTGCGATCGCACCTGTGACTTTTGCATGACCCCCACCTACGGCACTGGTTTTCGGCGAATGTCCCCAGAAACCGCCCTTAAATGGTTGGAAATCCAGAAACAAGCGGGGGCGCGATCGATCAATATTGGTTCCGATCAATTCCTCGCCCGCGTCCTCTTTCCGGGAGGGCGAGAAGAAATCCTGGAAATTACCAATGGGGCGCGGGATATGGGAATCACTCTTATGTGGCCCAATGGTTTAGAACTGAGAAAAACCACTCTGGGGGCAGGGCGAAACTACGACAGCACCGACCTCAGACCGGACGAAGAATTGATTTCTGCGCTGTTTGCCTGGGATGGCAAAGTTGGCTGTCCTTTGGCTTATATCCCGGCGGAACGTCCGGTTTTTGGTCGAGAAGCCTACAAGAAACTTCTGCCTTGGCAAGAGCATTGTGATTTGATGAAAGCTGTGGTCAGAACGGGTGTCCCGGTGGTGACTTATGGCATTATTATCGGGCTACCGGATGATGACCATGAGGATTTGTTACGTCTTGAGGAAGCGATCGCCGACCTGGTAGATGAACTGGTGGAGATTAACCCTCAATTGGAATTTCAAACTTCTTGCTACAGCATTATTCCCTTGCCCGGAACTCCGCAATCTTATAACTTACGCAAGTCAGGAATGCTACAGTTTGAAGATACCTGTCTTTGGGGAGTTTGGACAACTACTTCCAATACTAATCATCTGACTTACGCGGAAGTTTCCGATTGGCAAATTCGTCTATCTAATATTCGTCGGGCACCGGCTGAATTTACCAACTATAACGGTGAATATTCAGCAATGGTGAGTACAGCTTCTTCCAAAGATTCACAAATTGCCTTGGCCAATTTGAACTAA
- a CDS encoding DUF928 domain-containing protein, whose protein sequence is MPRNHLAANISQVAIAISIAIAGSIGISGSATAGPKLNVENRGAPTLTAGAASRSGNTATMIALQAPSQKTLTVAVAPTVFIYISNTTASEGIFVLKDENENDIARMTVALPDQPGIVRIQLPETMMSEALQVGKEYQWVFSPVSSNQSGINTTFINGWIERIELSPNQISRLNNTDPLGAVDLYAEAELWQDALATLAEFAATNPNNSNLEAKWNNLLNQAGMGNLAGVSVDFAQAVASNN, encoded by the coding sequence ATGCCTAGAAATCATTTAGCCGCCAACATTTCTCAAGTCGCGATCGCCATATCCATCGCGATCGCTGGAAGTATCGGTATTTCTGGATCGGCCACCGCAGGGCCAAAACTGAATGTAGAGAACCGAGGCGCCCCAACCTTAACCGCTGGTGCCGCTTCTCGCAGTGGCAATACCGCAACCATGATTGCTTTACAAGCACCGAGTCAAAAAACCTTGACCGTCGCCGTTGCTCCCACAGTCTTTATCTATATATCCAACACAACTGCTTCCGAAGGGATTTTTGTCCTCAAAGATGAAAATGAAAATGACATAGCTCGCATGACTGTAGCGTTGCCCGATCAACCGGGAATTGTCCGCATCCAGCTTCCAGAAACCATGATGTCTGAAGCTTTACAAGTAGGCAAAGAATATCAATGGGTATTTAGCCCAGTGTCTAGCAACCAGAGCGGAATTAATACTACCTTTATTAATGGTTGGATCGAACGCATTGAATTAAGTCCAAATCAGATCAGCCGATTGAATAATACCGATCCCTTGGGTGCCGTAGACTTATATGCAGAAGCAGAACTTTGGCAGGATGCTCTAGCCACCTTGGCTGAATTTGCCGCAACTAACCCCAACAATTCAAATCTAGAAGCCAAGTGGAACAATTTATTAAACCAAGCTGGAATGGGCAATTTAGCGGGAGTTTCCGTCGATTTTGCTCAGGCAGTCGCCAGCAACAATTAA
- a CDS encoding thioredoxin domain-containing protein — MTNHLAQTESLYLRKHAENPIDWWPWCPEALETARRENKPIFLSIGYSSCHWCTVMEGEAFSNQLIADYMNANFLPIKVDREERPDIDSIYMQALQIMTGQGGWPLNIFLTPDRLIPFFGGTYFSVEPKYGRPGFLQILQAIRRYYDTDKAKLQDVTQEIMQHLQQSAVIPGTETIADDCLSSGVQVSTAIIGDRHGRQSFPMIPYSQLVLQGSRFNLEAKYNPQEVSIQRGYDLALGGIYDHVAGGFHRYTVDPTWTVPHFEKMLYDNGQIVEYLANLWSSGVHEPAFKRAVFGTVQWLKREMTAPEGYFYAAQDADSFTTPTAAEPEEGAFYVWLYSELEALLTPEELAELKEQFTVTPNGNFEGQNVLQRRHLGELSHTLEAALAKLFQLRYGALPQELKTFPPARDNQEAKTYPWPGRIPSVTDPKMIVAWNSLMISGLATAAAVFDEPEFLELATNAANFICDRQWIEGRFHRLNYEGKTAVLAQSEDYALFIKALIDLHQVSLSFESAPVAPEFWLETAVKVQAEFDEFLWSIEMGGYYNTATDSSDDLIIRERSYMDNATPAANGIAAANLVRLAFVTEDLNYLDRAEQILQAFSSVMQRAASACPSLFVALDWFKNHTLVRSSTPVFASINQHYFPTAIYKIESDIPAESVGLVCQGFTCQAPAKTQEQLLDQLQASQTRYHSVVQG; from the coding sequence ATGACCAATCATCTAGCCCAAACCGAAAGCCTCTACCTACGCAAACACGCGGAAAATCCGATTGATTGGTGGCCTTGGTGTCCAGAAGCCTTGGAAACTGCTCGCCGGGAGAATAAGCCAATTTTCTTGTCGATCGGCTATTCCAGTTGTCATTGGTGTACGGTCATGGAGGGGGAGGCTTTCTCAAATCAACTGATTGCTGATTATATGAATGCCAATTTTTTGCCGATTAAAGTAGACCGAGAAGAACGGCCAGATATTGATAGCATTTATATGCAAGCGCTGCAAATTATGACGGGTCAAGGAGGTTGGCCGTTAAATATTTTCTTAACCCCCGATCGCCTGATTCCTTTTTTTGGCGGCACTTATTTCTCGGTGGAACCGAAATATGGTCGTCCGGGATTTTTGCAAATTCTCCAAGCCATTCGCCGCTATTACGATACGGACAAAGCCAAGCTGCAAGATGTGACCCAGGAAATTATGCAGCATTTGCAACAGTCAGCCGTAATTCCAGGAACGGAAACCATTGCTGATGATTGTCTCAGCAGTGGTGTGCAGGTGAGTACGGCCATTATTGGCGATCGCCACGGTCGGCAAAGTTTCCCCATGATTCCCTATAGTCAACTGGTTCTCCAGGGCAGTCGCTTTAATCTGGAAGCGAAATATAATCCCCAAGAAGTCAGTATTCAACGGGGTTATGATTTAGCTTTGGGAGGCATTTACGATCATGTAGCCGGAGGATTTCACCGTTATACCGTTGACCCTACTTGGACTGTCCCCCACTTTGAGAAAATGCTCTATGACAATGGGCAAATTGTCGAATATTTGGCAAATTTATGGAGTTCTGGGGTTCACGAACCGGCTTTCAAACGGGCAGTTTTCGGGACGGTGCAATGGTTGAAACGAGAAATGACCGCCCCAGAAGGATATTTTTATGCGGCCCAAGATGCGGATAGTTTTACCACTCCCACCGCAGCAGAACCAGAGGAAGGGGCTTTTTATGTGTGGCTTTATTCAGAATTAGAAGCACTGTTAACCCCTGAAGAATTGGCGGAATTAAAAGAGCAATTTACTGTCACTCCGAATGGCAATTTTGAAGGGCAAAATGTGTTACAACGTCGGCATTTGGGCGAACTGAGTCATACTCTGGAAGCGGCATTAGCAAAACTCTTTCAACTGCGTTATGGCGCACTACCCCAGGAGTTGAAAACTTTTCCCCCAGCCCGGGATAATCAGGAAGCGAAAACCTATCCTTGGCCGGGAAGAATTCCCTCGGTGACTGACCCGAAAATGATTGTGGCTTGGAATAGTTTAATGATTTCTGGGTTGGCTACAGCCGCAGCGGTGTTTGATGAACCAGAATTTTTAGAACTAGCTACTAATGCGGCGAATTTTATCTGCGATCGCCAATGGATTGAGGGACGGTTTCATCGCCTCAACTATGAGGGCAAAACTGCGGTATTAGCCCAATCGGAAGATTATGCTTTATTTATTAAAGCTTTAATCGATTTACATCAAGTTAGTTTATCTTTTGAGTCTGCCCCAGTTGCTCCAGAATTTTGGTTAGAAACAGCCGTAAAAGTCCAGGCAGAATTTGATGAATTTCTCTGGAGTATTGAAATGGGAGGTTATTATAATACCGCCACCGATAGCAGCGATGATTTGATTATTCGGGAACGGAGTTATATGGATAATGCTACTCCTGCCGCTAATGGCATTGCCGCTGCGAATTTAGTCCGGCTGGCTTTCGTGACTGAAGACTTAAACTATCTCGATCGCGCCGAACAAATCTTACAAGCATTTAGCAGCGTCATGCAGCGGGCTGCCTCCGCTTGTCCCAGTCTTTTTGTGGCCTTAGATTGGTTTAAAAATCACACTTTAGTCCGCAGCAGTACCCCCGTATTTGCCAGTATCAATCAGCACTATTTTCCCACAGCCATCTATAAAATAGAGTCGGATATCCCAGCAGAATCCGTGGGCTTAGTTTGCCAGGGTTTTACTTGCCAAGCACCGGCGAAAACTCAGGAGCAACTATTAGACCAATTGCAAGCAAGTCAAACCAGATATCATTCGGTGGTTCAGGGTTAA